Proteins co-encoded in one Raphanus sativus cultivar WK10039 unplaced genomic scaffold, ASM80110v3 Scaffold1689, whole genome shotgun sequence genomic window:
- the LOC108840577 gene encoding uncharacterized protein At4g28440-like codes for MAEAATALRKPVFTKVNELRPGTNGHSLNVKVISTKMVMQRGGGGGRPSGPPARQMRIAECLVGDETGIIIFTARNDQVDLMKEGKVVTLRNAKIDMYKGSMRLAVDRWGRVEVAEEDATDITVKEDNNLSLIEYELVNVEA; via the exons atGGCTGAGGCAGCAACAGCTTTGAGGAAGCCTGTGTTCACCAAGGTTAATGAGCTGAGACCAGGAACCAATGGTCACTCACTGAACGTGAAAGTTATCAGCACGAAGATGGTGATGCAGagaggtggtggaggaggtcgTCCCAGTGGTCCTCCGGCTCGTCAGATGCGCATTGCTGAGTGTCTTGTTGGTGATGAGACTGGAATCATTATCTTTACTGCTAGAAACGATCAAG TGGATTTGATGAAAGAAGGCAAGGTTGTGACTCTGCGCAACGCCAAGATCGACATGTACAAGGGATCTATGAGGCTTGCAGTTGATAGATGGGGACGCGTTGAAGTCGCTGAGGAGGATGCCACAGACATCACCGTCAAGGAAGATAACAATCTTTCCCTCATCGAGTATGAGCTCGTGAACGTTGAAGCTTGA